Proteins encoded in a region of the Massilia sp. UMI-21 genome:
- the accC gene encoding acetyl-CoA carboxylase biotin carboxylase subunit — protein MFEKILIANRGEIALRIQRACRELGIKTVVVHSEADKDAKYVKLADESVCIGPAQSALSYLNMPAIISAAEVTDAEAIHPGYGFLSENADFAERVEKSGFVFIGPRSDSIRLMGDKVSAKQAMIKAGVPCVPGSDGALPDDPKEIITTARKIGYPVIIKAAGGGGGRGMRVVHTEAALLGAVQMTKTEAGTAFGNPEVYMEKFLENPRHVEIQILADEHKNAVWLGERDCSMQRRHQKVIEEAPAPGIPRKLIEKIGDRCAEACRKIGYRGAGTFEFLYENGEFYFIEMNTRVQVEHPVTEMITGIDIVQEQIRIACGEKLRFKQRDIMLSGHSIECRINAEDPFKFTPSPGRITGWHPPGGPGIRVDSHSYAGYYVPPHYDSMIGKVISYGATREQAIRRMQIALSEMVVEGILTNIPLHRELMVDARFIEGGTNIHYLEHKLASKPDLPKEGGLGAKSETKVADVKADL, from the coding sequence ATGTTTGAAAAAATCCTCATCGCCAACCGTGGTGAAATCGCGCTGCGTATCCAGCGCGCCTGCCGCGAACTGGGCATCAAGACGGTCGTCGTTCACTCCGAGGCCGACAAGGACGCGAAGTACGTGAAACTGGCGGACGAATCCGTCTGCATCGGCCCGGCCCAGTCGGCGCTCAGCTACCTGAACATGCCGGCGATTATCAGCGCCGCCGAAGTGACGGACGCCGAGGCGATCCACCCGGGCTACGGCTTCCTGTCGGAGAACGCCGACTTCGCCGAACGCGTCGAGAAATCGGGCTTCGTCTTCATCGGCCCGCGCTCGGACTCGATCCGCCTGATGGGCGACAAGGTCTCGGCCAAGCAGGCGATGATCAAGGCCGGCGTGCCTTGCGTGCCGGGTTCGGACGGCGCCCTGCCGGACGATCCGAAAGAGATCATCACGACCGCGCGCAAGATCGGCTACCCGGTCATCATCAAGGCCGCCGGCGGCGGTGGCGGCCGCGGCATGCGCGTGGTGCACACCGAAGCCGCACTGCTGGGCGCCGTGCAGATGACCAAAACCGAAGCCGGCACCGCCTTCGGCAATCCGGAAGTCTACATGGAGAAGTTCCTGGAAAATCCGCGCCACGTGGAGATCCAGATCCTCGCCGACGAACACAAGAACGCCGTCTGGCTGGGCGAGCGCGACTGCTCGATGCAGCGCCGCCACCAGAAAGTGATCGAGGAAGCGCCGGCGCCGGGCATCCCGCGCAAACTCATCGAGAAGATCGGCGACCGCTGCGCCGAAGCCTGCCGCAAGATCGGCTACCGCGGCGCCGGCACCTTCGAATTCCTGTACGAGAACGGCGAGTTCTACTTCATCGAGATGAACACCCGCGTGCAGGTGGAACACCCGGTCACCGAGATGATCACCGGGATCGACATCGTGCAGGAACAGATCCGCATCGCCTGCGGCGAGAAGCTGCGCTTCAAGCAGCGCGACATCATGCTGTCGGGCCATTCGATCGAGTGCCGCATCAATGCCGAAGACCCGTTCAAGTTCACGCCTTCCCCGGGCCGCATCACCGGCTGGCATCCGCCGGGCGGTCCTGGCATCCGTGTCGATTCGCACTCGTATGCAGGATATTATGTTCCACCTCATTACGACTCGATGATCGGCAAGGTAATTTCTTACGGTGCGACGCGCGAGCAGGCAATTCGCCGCATGCAAATCGCGCTCTCGGAAATGGTGGTCGAAGGTATTCTCACCAATATCCCGCTGCACCGTGAGCTGATGGTCGACGCCCGCTTCATCGAGGGCGGCACCAACATCCACTACCTGGAGCACAAGCTGGCCTCGAAGCCGGACCTGCCGAAGGAAGGTGGCCTCGGCGCCAAATCGGAAACCAAGGTAGCGGACGTGAAGGCTGATCTATGA
- the prmA gene encoding 50S ribosomal protein L11 methyltransferase, translated as MSWTEVVIEVARDHAEALSDALMEAGALSVSVEDADEGTELEKPLFGEPGMEPTEAAWDHSRVVALTDTDADQFAIVQEAANAIKLPVLPSFTTRAVADADWVRLTQSQFEPIHIGKNIWVVPSWHEAPDPNGLILELDPGLAFGTGSHPTTRLCMEWLEAHPAPGKSVLDYGCGSGILAMVAKKLGAQDVAGVDIDPQAIESARSNAERNKVSIDYYLPDDFAAAPNTRHAQGQFDIVVANILSSPLKLMAPMLSGRVAPGGSLILSGVLARQAEEVAAAYAPFIKLGVWAEQDGWVALHGTLGQDTAPAPRSATAA; from the coding sequence ATGAGCTGGACCGAAGTCGTCATCGAAGTAGCCCGCGATCACGCGGAAGCCCTGTCGGACGCCCTGATGGAAGCGGGCGCCCTGTCGGTTTCCGTGGAAGACGCGGACGAAGGCACGGAGCTCGAGAAACCGCTGTTCGGCGAGCCGGGCATGGAGCCCACCGAGGCTGCCTGGGACCACTCGCGCGTGGTCGCGCTCACCGATACCGACGCCGACCAGTTCGCGATCGTGCAGGAAGCCGCCAACGCCATCAAGCTGCCCGTGCTGCCTTCGTTCACCACCCGCGCGGTGGCGGACGCCGACTGGGTGCGCCTGACCCAGTCGCAGTTCGAGCCGATCCACATCGGCAAGAACATCTGGGTCGTGCCGAGCTGGCACGAAGCGCCGGACCCGAACGGGCTCATCCTCGAGCTCGATCCCGGCCTGGCCTTCGGCACCGGCAGCCACCCGACCACCCGCCTGTGCATGGAATGGCTGGAAGCGCACCCCGCGCCCGGCAAGTCGGTGCTGGACTACGGCTGCGGTTCGGGCATCCTGGCGATGGTCGCCAAGAAGCTCGGCGCGCAAGACGTCGCCGGGGTCGACATCGACCCGCAGGCGATCGAATCGGCGCGCAGCAACGCCGAACGCAACAAGGTCAGCATCGACTACTACCTGCCGGACGACTTCGCGGCCGCGCCGAACACGCGCCATGCGCAGGGCCAGTTCGACATCGTGGTGGCCAACATCCTGTCGAGCCCATTGAAGCTGATGGCGCCGATGCTGTCCGGCCGCGTGGCGCCGGGCGGCAGCCTGATCCTGTCGGGCGTGCTGGCACGCCAGGCCGAGGAAGTGGCCGCCGCCTACGCACCTTTCATCAAGCTGGGCGTCTGGGCCGAGCAGGACGGCTGGGTCGCCCTTCACGGGACGCTCGGCCAGGACACCGCCCCCGCGCCGCGCTCCGCCACCGCCGCTTAA
- a CDS encoding zinc-ribbon domain-containing protein, whose protein sequence is MALATQCPHCGTMFRVAADQLKLRGGIVRCGACTQVFDGSAALVDMAAAAPSSALPSARRRLAAEPASAAAAVPEPAPATAPAPAPAPQEAPAVAAGAEENAADPIYTLAFDRTFAPFGILPQVSREDGQDLAAPQEPEETGALVADARPQPAVTAAPPQAEAQPEAEPGPEPEPEPEPEPALAPAPEAVSAPETEPAAEPGVDEALVAAPVTDHEDEPGEAPAVPTAVADSAPARATSSAPPLLLRESGPATVTMPLPPSAPPVAPRTPRAKAAEARAARRSKLTPTRIEAPKLRVPEPDEPEFVRRGRQRERSGKAVRIAMAAGSLVLLLLLAAQLVRSFGSTLAARHPDMRPALVSACATLGCRIELPAQIDELVIDTGELTTLGGNAYTFSTQLRNQGNAVQSWPSIELTLVDADDKPLVRRVFGPRDYLPTGPQLAAGFAARTEQAVKLHFRVEEPAPSGYHIAVFYP, encoded by the coding sequence ATGGCGCTCGCCACCCAATGTCCCCACTGCGGCACCATGTTCCGTGTCGCCGCGGACCAGCTGAAGCTGCGTGGGGGCATTGTTCGCTGCGGCGCCTGCACCCAGGTATTCGACGGCAGCGCCGCGCTGGTCGACATGGCCGCCGCGGCGCCCTCCTCCGCCCTTCCGTCCGCACGTCGCCGCCTTGCGGCGGAACCCGCATCCGCCGCCGCTGCCGTTCCTGAACCCGCACCCGCAACGGCGCCTGCGCCTGCGCCTGCGCCGCAGGAAGCGCCCGCGGTCGCCGCTGGCGCCGAAGAAAACGCCGCCGATCCCATCTACACCCTCGCGTTCGACCGTACTTTCGCGCCCTTCGGCATCCTGCCGCAGGTCAGCCGCGAGGACGGCCAGGACCTTGCTGCGCCACAGGAGCCGGAAGAAACCGGGGCCCTGGTGGCCGACGCCCGCCCGCAGCCGGCCGTGACGGCAGCACCGCCGCAGGCCGAAGCACAGCCTGAAGCCGAGCCCGGGCCTGAACCTGAGCCTGAACCCGAGCCTGAACCGGCCCTGGCGCCGGCGCCGGAGGCCGTATCCGCGCCCGAAACGGAACCGGCGGCCGAGCCAGGCGTGGACGAAGCGCTGGTCGCCGCGCCGGTGACGGACCACGAAGACGAGCCCGGCGAAGCGCCCGCGGTACCGACAGCGGTTGCCGACTCCGCCCCGGCCAGGGCCACGTCATCCGCCCCGCCGCTGCTGCTGCGCGAATCCGGCCCGGCCACGGTCACCATGCCGCTGCCGCCGAGCGCGCCGCCGGTGGCGCCAAGGACGCCGCGCGCCAAGGCCGCGGAAGCGCGCGCCGCGCGCCGCTCCAAGCTCACGCCGACCCGGATCGAAGCGCCCAAGCTGCGCGTGCCGGAACCGGACGAGCCCGAATTCGTGCGGCGCGGGCGCCAGCGCGAGCGCTCGGGCAAGGCGGTGCGCATCGCGATGGCGGCCGGCAGCCTTGTGCTGCTGCTGTTGCTGGCGGCGCAGCTGGTCCGCAGCTTCGGCAGCACGCTGGCGGCGCGCCACCCGGACATGCGGCCCGCGCTGGTCAGCGCCTGCGCGACGCTGGGCTGCCGCATCGAGCTGCCGGCCCAGATCGACGAACTGGTGATCGACACCGGCGAACTGACCACGCTCGGCGGCAACGCCTATACCTTCAGCACCCAGCTGCGCAACCAGGGCAATGCCGTCCAGTCCTGGCCGAGCATCGAACTGACCCTGGTCGATGCCGACGACAAGCCGCTGGTGCGGCGTGTGTTCGGCCCGCGCGACTACCTGCCCACGGGTCCGCAGCTGGCTGCCGGCTTCGCGGCGCGCACCGAGCAAGCCGTCAAGCTGCATTTCCGCGTCGAGGAGCCGGCGCCGTCCGGCTACCATATCGCGGTGTTCTATCCGTGA
- a CDS encoding carbohydrate kinase family protein, protein MTKTALICGSIAFDKIMQYHGRFAETLLADQLHRVNVSFLVPTMRLEYGGCAVNIAYNLKLLGGEPLVMGTIGQDGGDYLERMKKQGIETRAIRSIPDAYTAQCFVTADQDNNQINAFHPGAMQYSHENKVAEQGELRVAIISPDGRDGMIQHAADCAAQDIPFMFDPGQQLPMFSGEELIRFIEQASYLACNDYEFEVVMDRTGLSLADIAARLDALIVTRGGDGSDIYAGGEHYRIPAVKADEIVDPTGCGDAYRAGLLYGITSGFDWPTTGRIASLLGAIKIGSTGGQNHTFTPQEVEQKFEAAFGYKFR, encoded by the coding sequence ATGACCAAAACCGCCCTGATCTGCGGATCGATCGCCTTCGACAAGATCATGCAATACCACGGCCGCTTCGCCGAGACCCTGCTGGCCGACCAGCTGCATCGCGTGAACGTGTCTTTCCTGGTGCCGACCATGCGCCTGGAGTACGGCGGCTGCGCGGTGAACATCGCCTACAACCTCAAGCTGCTGGGCGGCGAGCCGCTGGTGATGGGCACCATCGGCCAGGACGGCGGCGATTACCTCGAGCGCATGAAGAAACAGGGCATCGAGACCCGCGCGATCCGCAGCATCCCCGATGCCTACACCGCACAGTGCTTCGTCACCGCGGACCAGGACAACAACCAGATCAACGCCTTCCACCCGGGCGCGATGCAGTACTCGCACGAGAACAAGGTGGCTGAGCAGGGCGAACTGCGCGTGGCGATCATTTCGCCGGACGGCCGCGACGGCATGATCCAGCACGCCGCCGACTGCGCCGCGCAGGACATTCCCTTCATGTTCGACCCGGGCCAGCAGCTGCCGATGTTCTCGGGCGAAGAGCTGATCCGCTTTATCGAGCAGGCCAGCTACCTGGCCTGCAACGACTATGAATTCGAAGTCGTGATGGACCGCACCGGCCTGAGCCTGGCGGACATCGCCGCGCGCCTGGACGCGCTGATCGTCACGCGCGGCGGCGACGGCTCGGACATCTACGCGGGCGGGGAGCACTACCGCATCCCGGCGGTGAAGGCGGATGAAATCGTCGACCCGACCGGCTGCGGCGATGCCTACCGCGCCGGTTTGCTGTACGGGATTACCAGTGGCTTCGACTGGCCGACCACCGGCCGCATCGCCAGCCTGCTGGGCGCGATCAAGATCGGCAGCACCGGAGGCCAGAACCATACGTTCACGCCGCAAGAGGTCGAGCAGAAGTTTGAGGCGGCATTCGGATACAAGTTCCGCTGA
- a CDS encoding YggT family protein, with protein MLSILQFIVDTAASLLGGLLLLRFWMQAIRVRPPQQIGQFTFTLTDWLVLPLRRLVPGMGGYDWASLIGAFLVVLLASSLLLLAGASGEMVVLHALHRFLNWILYGFMALLIIEAIFSWVNPHAPLAPFVHALNTPILRPIRRVVPPIGGIDLSVLVALVLIQVIQFVLRQVFYG; from the coding sequence GTGCTGTCCATTCTCCAGTTTATTGTCGATACCGCTGCCAGCCTGCTGGGAGGATTGCTCCTGCTGCGCTTCTGGATGCAGGCGATCCGGGTGCGTCCGCCGCAGCAGATCGGCCAGTTCACCTTTACCCTGACCGACTGGCTGGTATTGCCGCTACGGCGCCTGGTGCCGGGCATGGGCGGCTATGACTGGGCAAGCCTGATCGGCGCCTTCCTGGTGGTGCTGCTGGCCAGCTCGCTGCTGCTGCTGGCCGGGGCGTCGGGCGAGATGGTGGTGCTGCATGCGCTGCACCGCTTCCTCAACTGGATCCTGTACGGCTTCATGGCGCTCCTGATCATCGAGGCGATCTTCAGCTGGGTGAATCCGCATGCGCCGCTGGCGCCGTTCGTGCACGCGCTGAATACCCCGATCCTGCGGCCGATCCGGCGCGTGGTGCCCCCCATCGGCGGGATCGATTTATCGGTACTGGTGGCCCTGGTGCTGATCCAGGTTATCCAGTTTGTATTGCGCCAGGTGTTTTACGGTTAA
- a CDS encoding glycosyltransferase family 4 protein: MPESFALHYLPESFSVAGHKLMGRQSAGVGLLGAIARHAGLCEVGCFAAERSHADAFEAALREEGFGGEVAWVPPAAPQRLERFGCLFHPGPGIERLAWRRLAAGEQRYSLCGITHATASHETMSMVSALLVAPVRSWDAVICTSRVVRDSLRVLIEEQADYLRTRLAAQRFELPQLPLIPLGVHCAELAPDAARRRQARERLGIGADDVAFLYLGRLSLHAKSHPQQMFSALERADKAGRRVHLIVAGWYAGEAIGAAFREAAALLCPSVRLVELDGRAAGNGRDAWAAADVFTSLADNVQETFGLTPIEAMAAGLPCVVSDWNGYRDTVRDGIDGYRIPTVMPGPGAGLDLALRYDDGIDSFDMYCGHASQAVALDGALLAQAYSRLVRDADLRRKLGAQARTRAQTEFDWAVILGRYRALWDELAERRRADARLAPPLPARAPDRPDPFRLFASYATRPLTAASLVELTPDASLALVNQYRELAINRYASASLPTLEEFGRLFGAIGPRPVEVEELIDTLGPCDRPTLLRGLAWLCKMDLLRVLE; encoded by the coding sequence ATGCCGGAAAGCTTTGCCCTGCATTACCTTCCCGAATCTTTTTCCGTCGCCGGCCACAAGCTGATGGGCCGGCAGTCGGCCGGTGTCGGCCTGCTGGGCGCGATCGCGCGCCACGCGGGCCTGTGCGAAGTCGGTTGCTTCGCGGCCGAGCGCAGCCATGCCGATGCATTCGAGGCCGCCCTGCGCGAAGAGGGGTTCGGGGGCGAGGTGGCCTGGGTGCCGCCGGCGGCGCCGCAGCGCCTCGAACGCTTCGGCTGCCTGTTCCATCCCGGCCCCGGCATCGAACGCCTGGCCTGGCGCAGGCTGGCGGCGGGGGAGCAGCGCTACAGCCTGTGCGGCATCACGCACGCCACCGCATCGCACGAGACGATGAGCATGGTGAGCGCCCTGCTGGTGGCGCCGGTGCGCAGCTGGGACGCCGTCATCTGCACCTCGCGCGTGGTGCGCGACAGCCTGCGGGTCCTGATCGAGGAGCAGGCCGACTACCTGCGCACACGGCTGGCGGCGCAGCGCTTCGAGCTGCCGCAGCTGCCCCTGATTCCGCTCGGCGTGCACTGCGCGGAGCTGGCGCCGGACGCGGCGCGGCGCCGGCAGGCGCGCGAACGGCTCGGCATCGGCGCCGACGATGTCGCCTTCCTGTATCTGGGGCGCTTGTCCCTGCATGCCAAGTCGCACCCGCAGCAGATGTTCAGCGCGCTGGAGCGCGCCGACAAGGCCGGGCGCCGCGTGCATCTGATCGTCGCGGGCTGGTATGCCGGCGAAGCCATCGGCGCCGCCTTCCGCGAGGCGGCCGCGCTGCTCTGTCCCTCGGTGCGCCTGGTGGAGCTCGACGGGCGCGCGGCGGGCAACGGGCGCGATGCCTGGGCCGCCGCGGACGTCTTCACCTCGCTGGCCGACAACGTCCAGGAGACCTTCGGCCTGACTCCGATCGAGGCGATGGCGGCCGGGCTGCCGTGCGTGGTATCGGACTGGAACGGCTACCGCGACACCGTGCGCGACGGCATCGACGGTTACCGCATCCCGACCGTAATGCCGGGCCCCGGGGCAGGGCTCGACCTGGCGCTGCGCTACGACGATGGCATCGACAGCTTCGACATGTATTGCGGCCACGCCAGCCAGGCGGTGGCCCTGGACGGCGCGCTGCTGGCGCAGGCTTACAGTCGGCTGGTGCGCGACGCCGATTTGCGGCGCAAGCTGGGCGCGCAGGCGCGCACGAGGGCGCAGACGGAATTCGACTGGGCCGTGATTCTCGGACGCTACCGCGCGCTGTGGGACGAACTGGCCGAGCGCCGCCGCGCCGATGCGCGACTGGCGCCGCCGCTGCCCGCGCGCGCGCCGGACCGCCCCGATCCATTCCGGCTGTTCGCGAGCTATGCGACGCGTCCGCTGACTGCGGCATCGTTGGTGGAGTTGACGCCGGATGCCTCGCTGGCGCTGGTCAACCAGTACCGGGAACTGGCGATCAACCGCTACGCCTCGGCGTCGCTGCCGACGCTCGAGGAGTTCGGCCGCCTGTTCGGGGCGATCGGGCCGCGGCCGGTGGAAGTGGAGGAACTGATCGACACGCTCGGTCCCTGCGACCGTCCCACGCTGCTGCGCGGACTGGCCTGGCTGTGCAAGATGGATCTGCTCAGGGTCCTCGAATGA
- a CDS encoding PQQ-dependent sugar dehydrogenase, with amino-acid sequence MQAKTLTLQAALLAGLAVASSTHAAPQAAAGRTTFQNNCASCHSVDASLSSRAGPGLFGVLGRKAGSVAGYNYSQALNKAGAAGKTWTREQLDVFLADPAKDVPGTTMPVGVPDKATRAALIDYLASLQGPVKVAAQTEAPARSAASAERNGSWDDSQPGRIHHIKLSDLPPPFATSSAGNGPRVEARPNGSMPSVPPGFAVSIYAVDADKPRLPLRAPNGDIFLAATAKGEIKVLRAKEGQRSATPEVFASGLSRPYGMAFWPSGANPQYLYVANVNSIVRIPYRNGDLSARAAPETVVAQLSDTSGGHTTRSLAFLKDDKTMLLSIGSATNVATEIGATPPEPIAQWEAKHGLGAAWGVETDRATVMAFDPDGKNRRTWATGLRNCVGMLVYPSTGDVMCTVNERDALGDNLPPDYLTRVKQGGYYGWPWYYIGEHEDPRLKGQRPDLKGKAIVPDVLIQPHSAPLGMAVYQAPKGARNAFPKEYEGDVFVALHGSWNRGVRTGYKVVRVFMKNGVPTGQYQDFMSGMVLSDREVWGRPAGVAVAADGALLVVDDAGGTVWRIAPQR; translated from the coding sequence TTGCAAGCCAAGACCCTGACGCTGCAGGCCGCGCTGCTCGCCGGCCTCGCAGTGGCGTCCAGCACCCACGCCGCGCCCCAGGCCGCCGCCGGCCGGACCACCTTCCAGAACAACTGCGCCAGCTGCCACAGTGTCGATGCCAGCCTGTCCTCGCGCGCCGGCCCCGGCCTGTTCGGCGTCCTCGGCCGCAAGGCGGGGAGCGTTGCCGGCTACAACTACTCGCAAGCCTTGAACAAGGCCGGCGCCGCCGGCAAGACCTGGACCCGCGAACAGCTGGATGTGTTCCTGGCCGACCCGGCGAAAGACGTGCCCGGCACCACGATGCCGGTCGGCGTGCCGGACAAGGCGACCCGCGCCGCACTCATCGACTACCTCGCCAGCCTGCAAGGCCCGGTCAAAGTCGCCGCACAAACCGAGGCGCCTGCCAGGAGCGCCGCGTCGGCGGAGCGCAACGGCTCCTGGGACGACAGCCAGCCCGGCCGCATCCACCACATCAAGCTGAGCGACCTGCCGCCGCCGTTCGCCACCAGCAGCGCCGGCAACGGCCCGCGCGTGGAGGCCCGTCCGAACGGCAGCATGCCGAGCGTGCCGCCGGGCTTCGCGGTCAGCATCTATGCCGTTGACGCCGACAAGCCACGCCTGCCGCTGCGCGCGCCCAACGGCGACATCTTCCTGGCCGCCACCGCCAAGGGCGAGATCAAGGTCCTGCGTGCGAAGGAAGGGCAGCGATCGGCTACGCCCGAGGTATTCGCCAGCGGCTTGAGTCGCCCCTACGGCATGGCCTTCTGGCCGTCCGGCGCCAACCCGCAATACCTGTACGTCGCCAACGTCAATTCCATCGTCCGCATCCCCTACCGCAACGGCGACCTGAGCGCGCGCGCTGCGCCCGAGACCGTGGTGGCGCAGTTGTCCGACACCAGCGGCGGCCACACCACCCGCAGCCTGGCCTTCTTGAAGGACGACAAGACCATGCTGCTGTCGATCGGTTCGGCCACCAACGTCGCCACCGAGATCGGCGCCACGCCGCCGGAGCCGATCGCGCAATGGGAAGCCAAGCACGGCCTGGGCGCGGCCTGGGGCGTGGAGACCGACCGCGCCACCGTGATGGCCTTCGACCCCGACGGCAAGAACCGCCGCACCTGGGCCACCGGCCTGCGCAACTGCGTCGGCATGCTGGTCTACCCGAGCACGGGCGATGTGATGTGCACGGTGAACGAGCGCGACGCGCTGGGCGACAACCTGCCGCCGGACTACCTGACCCGCGTCAAGCAGGGCGGCTACTATGGCTGGCCGTGGTACTACATCGGCGAGCATGAAGATCCGCGCCTCAAGGGGCAGCGTCCTGACCTGAAGGGCAAGGCCATCGTGCCGGACGTGCTGATCCAGCCGCACTCGGCGCCGCTCGGCATGGCGGTCTACCAGGCGCCGAAGGGCGCGCGGAATGCTTTCCCGAAGGAGTACGAGGGCGACGTCTTCGTGGCCCTGCACGGCTCCTGGAACCGTGGCGTGCGCACCGGCTACAAGGTGGTACGCGTGTTCATGAAGAACGGCGTGCCGACCGGCCAGTACCAGGACTTCATGAGCGGCATGGTGCTGAGCGACCGCGAGGTCTGGGGCCGCCCGGCCGGCGTGGCGGTGGCGGCGGACGGCGCACTGCTGGTGGTGGACGATGCCGGCGGCACCGTGTGGCGGATCGCGCCGCAACGCTGA
- a CDS encoding ribonucleotide-diphosphate reductase subunit beta: MLSWDDEQTTAPAPRAPQAAGEAAPPAAEVAKRVNADDKRIINGQTDVNQLVPFKYKWAWDKYLAGCANHWMPQEVNMQRDIELWKSPNGLSEDERRLVKRNLGFFTTADSLAANNIVLGTYRHITAPECRQYLLRQAFEEAIHTHAYQYIVESLGLDEKEIFNAYNEIASIHDKDQFLIPFINVLTDPEFKTGTMEADQQLLKSIIVFACLMEGLFFYVGFTQILALGRQNKMTGAAEQYQYILRDESMHVNFGIDLINTIKMENPQLWTPAFREELKVLFLQAVDLEYRYAEDTMPRGVLGLNAPMFKGYLRFIANRRAVQIGLDPLFPNEENPFPWMSEMIDLKKERNFFETRVTEYQTGGALSWD; the protein is encoded by the coding sequence ATGCTATCCTGGGACGACGAACAAACCACCGCACCAGCGCCCCGCGCACCGCAAGCCGCCGGCGAAGCCGCGCCGCCCGCCGCCGAAGTCGCCAAGCGCGTCAACGCCGACGACAAGCGCATCATCAACGGCCAGACCGACGTCAACCAGCTGGTGCCGTTCAAGTATAAGTGGGCCTGGGACAAATACCTGGCCGGCTGCGCGAATCACTGGATGCCGCAGGAAGTGAACATGCAGCGCGACATCGAGCTGTGGAAGAGCCCGAACGGCCTGTCGGAAGACGAGCGCCGCCTGGTCAAGCGCAACCTCGGCTTCTTCACCACCGCCGACTCGCTGGCCGCCAACAACATCGTGCTGGGCACCTACCGCCACATCACCGCGCCGGAATGCCGCCAGTACCTGCTGCGCCAGGCCTTCGAGGAAGCGATCCACACCCACGCCTACCAGTACATCGTCGAGTCGCTCGGCCTGGACGAGAAGGAAATCTTCAACGCCTACAACGAGATCGCGTCGATCCACGACAAGGACCAGTTCCTGATCCCGTTCATCAACGTGCTGACCGACCCGGAATTCAAGACCGGCACCATGGAAGCCGACCAGCAGCTGCTGAAGTCGATCATCGTGTTCGCCTGCCTGATGGAAGGCCTGTTCTTCTACGTCGGCTTCACCCAGATCCTAGCGCTGGGCCGCCAGAACAAGATGACCGGCGCCGCCGAGCAGTACCAGTACATCCTGCGCGACGAGTCGATGCACGTGAACTTCGGCATCGACCTGATCAACACGATCAAGATGGAAAACCCGCAGCTGTGGACCCCGGCCTTCCGCGAAGAGCTGAAGGTCCTGTTCCTGCAGGCGGTCGACCTGGAGTACCGCTACGCCGAAGACACCATGCCGCGCGGCGTGCTGGGCCTGAACGCCCCGATGTTCAAGGGCTACCTGCGCTTCATCGCCAACCGCCGCGCCGTGCAGATCGGCCTCGATCCGCTGTTCCCGAACGAAGAGAACCCGTTCCCGTGGATGAGCGAGATGATCGACCTCAAGAAAGAGCGTAACTTCTTCGAGACCCGCGTGACCGAGTACCAGACGGGTGGGGCGCTGAGCTGGGATTGA